The Coccidioides posadasii str. Silveira chromosome 3, complete sequence genome contains a region encoding:
- a CDS encoding uncharacterized protein (EggNog:ENOG410PK1P~COG:S~BUSCO:10005at33183) has translation MAGASLSELCTICHTHLPKYTCPRCSTRTCSLPCSKRHKLWSQCSGVRDPAAYLKRKELATPAAFDKDFNFITEIERCLERADRDAENRGIMLEDEERSKKKRRTGEFTKGEALLRRIEESGVDVIRAPKGMTRSRQNMSQWHKKHKCVNWTVEWIFPDGQKTITRCLETITIGTAFSRTPYAKEHDLVEKEQTSKAKPMRSIPSSDSKEEPEPRPELDAGKEITGEASRDGGERSRTLTPEESLPLTGQSNPEQLSTKTEDQNTSTNEKGTPKISPEIHLYLHRPRTRANIPVLVPLPASVTLSEALRGRKVLEFPTLYALSLPPDQLAGGEYMLEADYLAQYGAEEKMAEEQGNSDGQGVGQYMADEAQKLENVDESKVLEVLNKDLGGEE, from the exons ATGGCCGGGGCATCTCTCTCCGAGCTATGCACGATCTG CCACACCCACCTCCCCAAGTACACCTGTCCACGCTGCTCAACCCGCACCTGCTCACTACCTTGCTCCAAGCGCCACAAACTCTGGTCGCAGTGCTCCGGCGTCCGCGATCCAGCGGCCTATCTCAAGCGGAAAGAACTCGCAACGCCCGCCGCTTTCGACAAGGATTTCAACTTCATCACCGAGATCGAGCGCTGCCTGGAACGCGCGGATCGAGATGCAGAGAATCGAGGGATCATGctggaagatgaagagaggagcaagaagaagagacGGACGGGGGAGTTTACAAAGGGAGAGGCATTGCTGAGGCGCATCGAAGAGAGTGGGGTGGATGTGATAAGAGCGCCGAAGGGGATGACGAGAAGTAGGCAGAATATGTCGCAGTGGCATAAGAA GCATAAGTGCGTGAATTGGACAGTAGAGTGGATCTTCCCGGACGGGCAAAAGACGATTACTAGGTGTCTTGAGACGATCACGATTGGGACTGCTTTTTCGAGGACCCCTTACGCGAAGGAGCATGACCTCGTTGAAAAAGAGCAGACAAGCAAAGCCAAGCCCATGCGATCAATTCCGAGTTCAGATTCAAAAGAAGAACCCGAGCCACGACCCGAGCTTGACGCTGGGAAAGAGATCACTGGAGAAGCTTCTCGCGATGGGGGAGAGCGTTCTCGTACCCTCACACCCGAGGAATCTCTACCTCTTACCGGACAATCAAACCCGGAACAACTGTCCACGAAGACTGAGGATCAAAATACCAGTACGAATGAGAAGGGTACACCGAAAATCAGCCCCGAAATTCACCTTTACCTCCACCGGCCCCGAACGCGCGCCAATATACCAGTTCTCGTCCCCCTCCCTGCATCAGTGACTTTATCCGAAGCTCTCAGAGGCAGGAAGGTCCTTGAATTTCCAACACTATACGCCTTATCTCTCCCTCCTGATCAGCTCGCTGGTGGAGAATATATGCTTGAAGCAGACTATCTGGCGCAATACGGAGCGGAGGAGAAAATGGCAGAAGAGCAAGGGAACAGTGATGGTCAAGGGGTCGGCCAATATATGGCGGATGAAGCCCAGAAGCTGGAAAATGTCGACGAGTCCAAGGTCTTGGAAGTTTTGAATAAAGATCTAGGTGGCGAAGAGTGA
- a CDS encoding uncharacterized protein (EggNog:ENOG410PMFR~COG:T~BUSCO:1118at33183) gives MAPSLRDHPSFVRPSTRDRPLTRGDQGDSSLVIPSRTSSLHSRITQPIPSTLNMKPAQRIPKTLTHAYMVCGVGREPSQWVKAPPPSQGKIGHMKGAVGQFWLPEILGSSPRLEQDNEIARALHAAMRACFPHDVEICTGKSQPHCVHHSFVLQQDSTHTLYGIALRVWSRADEKRAETIRELRKKTEPDFYDNPEETYWIPYCLSFLSRYPLYNLLGDYLRGMWIHWNKATNLFHAEEVSRILSFPAPRLNDLVRIDMKDYALCYQFPSSPTGFQNFAMWPLFNCLSIPNIVGVVEAAVSPTRRIIFVSHYPAILTIAAETIRFCVRVYEWSGLYNPVVHARHVKELVQEPGPYILGVTAECRTLFAAPSDALVVDLDRNFVLTSSPPNILTQGQRTKMINRLTQALNGDVSPSGVPQHLRTAYGGGKLIPAGQIIVMRGEVESIQDPSWWNQDAVMAVMDHVCEKLGRNTGVKAIFGGSVKKPLMTKISMRHLNEIVRERNQYSRDALEAWQDFINLKGRMDTELSKVNKRNNFLVEELETWKQQFLKFQAFAEQLTKETSELKVKIESHKRENRRLTALIDQQKDDAARLTMRLSGTEKQRDDALEALVLQQEIAEELERERQRNQKEISALQHTNTTLTRQRDEAQRVVLHLRSLINAQNHHMEHIIRSISDVPELSEYADESFEDLPEDEECDGDRSKTPSARRSIARLGASSRAGSVDGDDVSPEMESQLLGLGKHKRYSQLSITDVADRHLRAKTDAIADIIRNISEQCAAAVEGLHLAQDAELEDEANKQEREQRNNKLHPNEDGSQEPSSRPGSEHGDNLLTPDGRNSSISSIPPTPDLVHNRSSTSMSMVSSSTMPERSSQQYGPGDLPTRILEDDDERAHEADADDQQSGETVHKSASHDTMRAGTVHVVA, from the exons ATGGCGCCTTCATTGAGAGACCACCCCTCCTTCGTTCGTCCCTCAACCCGCGACCGTCCCCTCACTCGTGGCGATCAGGGAGACAGCTCGCTGGTCATCCCCAGCCGCACTTCTTCTCTGCACTCGCGCATCACGCAGCCCATTCCTTCAACCCTGAACATGAAGCCCGCCCAGAGGATTCCCAAGACCCTCACCCACGCCTACATGGTCTGTGGGGTGGGCCGTGAGCCTTCTCAATGGGTTAAGGCCCCTCCACCGTCCCAGGGAAAGATCGGCCATATGAAGGGAGCGGTCGGCCAGTTTTGGCTCCCAGAGATTCTGGGAAGCAGCCCGCGATTGGaacaggataatgagattgcAAGGGCATTACATGCGGCAATGAGG GCCTGTTTCCCTCACGACGTTGAAATCTGCACTGGCAAGAGCCAGCCTCATTGCGTGCACCATTCGTTCGTTCTTCAACAGGACTCGACTCACACTCTCTACGGCATTGCCCTGCGTGTCTGGTCCCGCGCCGATGAGAAGCGCGCCGAGACCATCAGAGAACTTCGCAAGAAAACTGAACCCGACTTCTATGACAATCCAGAGGAGACCTACTGGATTCCGTACTGCCTAAGCTTCCTGTCCCGATATCCACTCTACAACCTGCTGGGAGACTATCTCCGTGGAATGTGGATTCACTGGAACAAGGCGACAAATCTCTTCCATGCAGAGGAGGTCTCGCGCATTCTGAGCTTCCCCGCGCCACGTCTTAACGACTTGGTCCGTATCGACATGAAAGATTATGCTCTATGCTATCAATTCCCCTCTTCGCCAACTGGCTTCCAGAACTTTGCCATGTGGCCACTGTTCAACTGTTTGTCTATCCCGAACATCGTTGGTGTTGTTGAAGCGGCTGTTTCTCCAACGCGCCGTATCATTTTTGTCAGCCACTATCCCGCCATTTTGACAATTGCGGCCGAGACCATTCGATTCTGCGTCCGGGTGTACGAATGGAGCGGCTTGTACAACCCAGTCGTGCATGCTCGGCATGTGAAGGAGCTGGTGCAAGAGCCCGGCCCTTATATCTTGGGTGTTACCGCTGAGTGCCGAACTCTCTTCGCAGCACCTTCTGACGCATTGGTCGTCGATTTGGATCGTAACTTCGTCTTGACTTCCAGCCCACCAAATATTTTGACCCAAGGACAGAGAACCAAGATGATTAACCGCCTGACGCAGGCGCTCAATGGTGATGTTAGCCCTAGCGGTGTGCCTCAACATCTCCGAACCGCCTACGGTGGAGGGAAGTTGATCCCAGCCGGTCAGATTATTGTTATGAGAGGCGAAGTGGAAAGCATCCAGGACCCTAGCTGGTGGAACCAGGATGCAGTGATGGCTGTGATGGACCATGTTTGTGAGAAATTG GGCCGCAACACTGGAGTGAAGGCGATCTTTGGTGGATCCGTGAAGAAGCCATTGATGACCAAGATCTCCATGAGACATCTTAATGAAATTGTTCGAGAGCGGAATCAGTACTCGAGAGACGCTCTTGAGGCATGGCAGGACTTCATTAACCTCAAAGGAAGAATGGATACTGAACTGTCCAAGGTCAACAAACGAAACAACTTCTTGGTTGAAGAGCTCGAGACGTGGAAGCAGCAG TTCCTCAAATTCCAAGCATTCGCTGAGCAACTCACCAAAGAAACCTCAGAACTCAAAGTCAAGATTGAAAGCCATAAGCGCGAGAATCGTCGGCTTACTGCACTTATTGACCAGCAGAAGGACGATGCCGCCCGTCTCACCATGCGTCTTTCGGGTACTGAGAAACAGCGAGATGACGCCTTGGAAGCTCTTGTTCTGCAGcaagaaattgcagaagaGTTGGAGCGAGAGAGGCAACGCAACCAGAAAGAAATTTCTGCCCTTCAACACACCAATACAACCCTTACCCGACAGCGCGATGAAGCCCAGCGCGTGGTCCTTCATCTTCGGAGCCTTATCAACGCTCAGAATCACCATATGGAGCACATTATCCGGTCTATCAGCGATGTACCCGAATTATCTGAATATGCCGATGAGAGCTTCGAAGATCTTCCAGAAGACGAAGAATGCGATGGTGATCGATCCAAGACCCCTTCTGCTCGCAGATCCATCGCTAGACTCGGTGCATCAAGCCGTGCCGGCAGTGTTGATGGCGACGATGTGAGCCCAGAGATGGAAAGCCAACTCCTCGGCCTCGGAAAACACAAGCGGTATTCCCAGCTTAGCATCACCGACGTCGCAGACCGCCATCTCCGGGCCAAGACTGATGCTATTGCCGACATTATCCGCAACATCAGCGAACAGTGTGCCGCTGCCGTCGAAGGCCTCCACCTCGCGCAAGACGCTGAGCTCGAGGATGAGGCCAATAAACAAGAGAGGGAGCAACGAAACAACAAGCTCCACCCTAACGAAGACGGTAGCCAGGAGCCATCTTCCCGTCCAGGGAGCGAACATGGTGATAACCTCCTTACCCCGGACGGTCGAAACTCCAGCATTTCCAGCATCCCACCGACGCCTGATCTCGTGCACAATCGCTCCAGCACGTCCATGTCGATGGTGAGCAGCTCCACGATGCCAGAGCGATCGAGTCAGCAATACGGACCTGGTGATTTGCCAACTAGGATCCtagaggatgatgatgagcgTGCGCACGAGGCTGATGCCGACGACCAGCAGAGCGGTGAGACCGTTCACAAGAGTGCCAGCCACGACACGATGAGAGCCGGCACTGTACATGTTGTTGCGTGA
- a CDS encoding uncharacterized protein (EggNog:ENOG410PU8K~COG:S~BUSCO:5310at33183) encodes MMSTVERGSTLLSRSSSMTSTISVKRELTPQSSVSDPALHHIHDRLDQLDCKVRELHSTVLTKNGYVDRRNKEDESILREFDAQRSLTSKIEHAVGKTKTDVNQIRIDASHLRTEILQLRTHVDELGSNDALLHSNVSRVQNAVNQLQLDVQRLHTNVCTTGADVCQVQAIVSQLRTRMNHTERVRFNSLAHTVHAPITPVPFVEEDGTVRWPEFFPRTVWKFWCLKRRNRVHRLVELAEFYQLEGYQYWGRMPHPHGSIFPGDGYLSDSSDSSDLPSDLTRAEAARLYPEACHQALAATLGLVYYKIRNEVGEGPNQHIITTTHKRAHDEIGSIASGKPKPAKLSRRSNEISPAALHKIVPPGSAVDTKSIVSEGLDKLGWNAYGSQVSDEAMNKLKDIVTDEVNSLLLQALERGRIKIQPSRMERNQASPTGSAKLSALSRSPGADGAASSGDEDMRTVATEIISPVSYSEDGRWAKE; translated from the exons ATGATGTCCACCGTGGAGAGAGGGAGCACCCTTCTCAGCAGATCCTCAAGCATGACAAGCACTATTTCAGTGAAGCGAGAACTTACACCCCAATCCTCCGTATCAGATCCTGCTCTTCATCATATCCACGACCGCCTTGACCAGCTCGACTGCAAAGTGCGAGAACTCCATTCCACCGTTCTGACAAAGAACGGTTATGTTGACCGACGaaacaaagaagatgaatCAATACTACGAGAATTTGACGCCCAAAGGTCCCTCACATCCAAAATTGAACATGCAGTTGGCAAAACAAAAACCGACGTTAATCAGATCCGAATCGACGCCTCCCATTTGAGGACTGAAATCCTCCAGCTCAGAACCCATGTTGATGAACTCGGATCAAACGATGCACTTCTGCATAGCAATGTCAGTCGCGTACAGAACGCTGTCAACCAACTCCAACTCGATGTCCAACGGCTTCACACAAACGTATGCACAACAGGAGCCGATGTGTGTCAAGTTCAGGCTATCGTTAGCCAGCTTCGGACGAGAATGAACCACACAGAACGGGTTCGTTTTAACTCCCTTGCACACACTGTCCACGCTCCAATCACCCCTGTACCGTTTGTTGAAGAGGATGGAACCGTTCGATGGCCAGAATTCTTCCCTAGAACTGTCTGGAAATTTTGGTGTTTAAAACGACGAAATAGGG TTCACCGACTTGTTGAATTAGCGGAGTTTTACCAGCTGGAGGGATACCAATACTGGGGACGCATGCCACACCCCCATGGTTCAATATTTCCAGGAGACGGATATTTGAGTGATTCCAGTGACTCCAGTGACCTACCATCCGATCTGACTCGCGCCGAAGCTGCCCGGCTTTATCCAGAGGCTTGCCATCAGGCTTTGGCTGCCACATTAGGTTTGGTCTATTATAAAATTCGAAATGAAGTGGGCGAAGGCCCGAATCAGCACATCATCACAACTACCCACAAACGGGCCCACGACGAAATTGGATCGATAGCCTCGGGGAAACCGAAACCAGCGAAGCTCTCTCGACGATCGAACGAAATCTCTCCAGCGGCCCTCCACAAAATCGTACCGCCAGGCTCTGCTGTTGATACTAAATCCATTGTTTCAGAAGGCTTGGACAAGCTCGGCTGGAATGCATATGGCTCTCAAGTATCCGACGAAGCAATGAATAAACTCAAAGACATTGTTACAGACGAAGTCAATTCCCTCCTTCTCCAGGCCTTGGAACGTGGTCGTATTAAGATTCAACCAAGCCGAATGGAACGAAATCAAGCCTCACCAACAGGCTCCGCGAAGCTCAGTGCCCTGTCAAGATCGCCTGGCGCGGATGGTGCTGCAAGCTCGGGTGATGAGGATATGCGAACAGTTGCTACGGAGATAATATCCCCTGTCTCTTATTCTGAAGATGGCCGTTGGGCTAAAGAATAG
- a CDS encoding uncharacterized protein (CAZy:GH16~SECRETED:SignalP(1-20)~EggNog:ENOG410PJ8X~COG:S~BUSCO:6977at33183), whose amino-acid sequence MSSLLFIILLGGSLVSLSSQTDLQSDVSTSNSTTERVAQHIVAPKCDCYVVSGPEPGYFQHYRFYDFRPAPARDTPKKGMKKKNDKKEKDRENMGPTGINSRHHALNGHAFFKEWNIQSWHRVGSTLFPISIVHSYDNVYITEGKASSSDGSYHLVLRSTRHEEYTSTAEVQTSAENILHCSYRVRMRLYSTSQGGSGKILPPPGGAVAGIFTYHSRNSESDIEILTIDPPNRVHYSNQPDWDPTTDEMIPEASDDIDIEVPWTDWADHRLDWLPMQSRWFLNNDLVLEKDYGVPSSPSALVLNLWSDGGMWSGNMSVGQSVYMGVEWIQIAYNTSTQHVGETHDPHTQYVGHGNRWGERFRSYFWRSRWRHRFNLGRMKPAAGEPEKDPEGNDGNPDGRPVQQEDQDRDYDYDQGEYASDYDHEDSHSGDRDGGNPSEKLECAVVCQIDDVGMTGVPEVVWDASWEQH is encoded by the coding sequence ATGAGTTCTCTCCTTTTCATCATCCTCCTAGGGGGATCTCTCGTCTCTTTGTCGTCACAGACAGATTTGCAGAGCGATGTTTCCACTTCTAACAGCACTACCGAGCGGGTCGCGCAACATATTGTCGCACCCAAGTGTGACTGTTACGTGGTCTCCGGGCCGGAGCCAGGCTACTTCCAGCATTACCGCTTCTATGATTTCCGGCCTGCTCCCGCGAGAGACACCCCGAAAAAGGgcatgaagaagaaaaatgacaaaaaggagaaagataGGGAGAATATGGGACCCACGGGGATCAACAGTCGTCATCACGCCCTGAATGGACACGCCTTCTTTAAGGAATGGAACATCCAGAGCTGGCACCGTGTCGGGTCTACGCTGTTCCCCATCAGCATCGTCCACTCCTATGACAACGTCTACATCACCGAAGGCAAGGCAAGCAGTTCCGACGGATCATACCATTTGGTACTCCGCTCAACCAGACATGAGGAGTACACTTCAACTGCCGAAGTCCAGACCTCGGCGGAGAATATTCTCCACTGTTCCTACCGCGTTCGCATGCGGCTCTACTCAACTTCCCAGGGTGGGTCGGGCAAGATACTACCTCCCCCCGGCGGTGCCGTTGCCGGGATATTCACCTATCACTCCCGAAACAGCGAATCGGACATTGAAATTCTTACCATTGACCCTCCTAATCGTGTGCACTACTCCAACCAGCCGGATTGGGACCCGACCACCGATGAAATGATCCCCGAGGCCAGTGACGATATCGATATTGAAGTTCCTTGGACGGACTGGGCTGATCATCGTCTTGACTGGCTTCCGATGCAAAGTCGCTGGTTTCTCAATAACGACCTAGTACTTGAAAAGGACTATGGCGTGCCTTCGTCTCCGAGCGCTCTCGTTCTAAACTTGTGGAGTGACGGCGGTATGTGGTCGGGAAATATGTCTGTAGGCCAATCGGTATATATGGGGGTTGAATGGATTCAAATCGCATACAATACCTCCACTCAGCACGTTGGAGAAACACATGACCCCCACACCCAGTATGTGGGCCATGGCAATCGCTGGGGAGAGCGGTTTCGTAGCTATTTCTGGAGGAGTCGTTGGCGTCATAGGTTCAACTTGGGCAGGATGAAACCTGCAGCAGGGGAGCCAGAGAAGGATCCTGAAGGCAATGATGGCAATCCTGATGGACGTCCGGTTCAACAGGAAGACCAAGACCGCGATTACGACTACGACCAGGGCGAGTATGCTTCTGATTATGATCACGAAGATAGTCACAGCGGTGATCGTGATGGTGGGAATCCTTCCGAGAAACTCGAATGCGCCGTTGTCTGTCAGATTGACGACGTAGGTATGACCGGCGTCCCTGAGGTTGTGTGGGACGCATCTTGGGAGCAACACTGA
- the ULP1 gene encoding Smt3-specific protease (EggNog:ENOG410PK3D~COG:O~MEROPS:MER0005204), which translates to MDSQSKDQGQNNEQQIPRTPPRRIVSGLQGLNLVYAPQPATSSANMEQQPPQASHERILPGLGSLSLDSPSQQKASESPKKTKREPYHVPGFIVEDYSDGEQETRKKAETTKEPTDPLAFFTESLGRQREGESNKPIGHDSDDELDRILFGGTPPKPKESRQNVPRQSTPPSGYDFDIDLLAEQAAPDGVEVRRDAQESRQATCPGGYETPVDSNPSGQAQGEVFGDVEMSEDDQQPRQSTPSSGHVDPACFDTSVYTQLAPPDDVQMSEGESQDCRQQVPQNPAPAGFSAAQGFNGVFQNLSQSDHSYPPSLNGAFLAQQATSVEITMGESESQHPRQVLQSPYPPVVSQPPNFTTAPLFQPAPNIGVQFNACTQTTGALDTNQGQAVGLQTLPLSLANPPLPPVSPFDNGYVSGPGQVQAQVGPNGMPFRVADLLDSNPYCPGFDISRPFVSAYAKPAPPKPESQPLAIPISKPKPKFVPARPSWQNHSVYGYLGGGFSAAFPKEASTDASRNVVSASQPLVPTPDSDPQSDESKRQQGCDGDTVVSGKTQKLSPVKRKIDEVEDPMQNEIDTGRASRSPLVELKLANTVSLGTVAKCACQLSGSEGSKADAGDSVMQPIPGSWPRTPTRPSPINHDLSKEASGNESGVCAKCKHGNAMSSSSFVPSPIPAQNQPTWVVYAKRILGTVKRQVSEFCKACPPARKFMTWCEYRKRQREEQRNQRQSQVPVVHVTPASLPTVTPPGVVTPPTHVSSRRSTEPRPTSKAVRKDKVPSQRAKSKDSVQGISSGRVTKSEASWRGRSIQSTSEPGPRRQPNNRTPFRGFGRSRAAREQVRQELETKMAAWFTSSPRPNLPSLQEEMLPVQPETPARTPLTIVEAQGVASAEPTAISQPASPVAEPVRPSEEPRTKQKSVHWLPSTTPRGRPISSVRVFDPQASVFSVAAKREDSKRPAGRPTPRIRQGPIIRPLPAKWESKVDTALSQPDSRQLGTTLSGDALTRRDFATCATPLAWLNDEIINAYLALIIDYARRSSGNLGRHHQPKHHAFNTFFYSSLRDKGYESVRRWASRAKIGGPALLRVESVFVPIHNHAHWTLMVVKPAVRTIEHFDSLGGSSSAYVAKIKEWLRGELGNLFVEEEWRVLPSTSPQQNNGSDCGVFLLTTAKLVALEQPLSYGPRDIPAIRKRIVAELMNGGLDGDFDPKREFDVRSLL; encoded by the exons ATGGACTCGCAAAGCAAGGACCAAGGCCAGAATAACGAACAGCAGATTCCCCGAACGCCACCACGACGTATTGTCTCAGGGCTACAGGGCCTGAACTTAGTCTACGCTCCCCAGCCTGCGACCTCGAGTGCTAATATGGAGCAACAACCGCCCCAAGCGTCACATGAACGTATCCTCCCCGGACTTGGGAGCTTGAGCTTAGACTCGCCGTCCCAGCAGAAGGCGTCTGAGAGCCCCAAAAAGACCAAGCGGGAGCCTTATCATGTTCCTGGCTTCATTGTAGAAGACTACAGTGATGGCGAGCAAGAGACTCGAAAAAAGGCAGAAACAACAAAGGAGCCTACCGACCCTTTGGCCTTCTTCACTGAATCTCTTGGTCGCCAGCGAGAGGGCGAGTCTAACAAACCAATAGGCCATGATAGCGATGACGAGCTTGATCGGATTCTATTCGGAGGAACACCACCCAAGCCCAAGGAAAGTCGTCAGAACGTGCCACGCCAAAGCACGCCCCCAAGTGGATACGACTTTGATATCGACCTTTTGGCCGAGCAAGCAGCCCCTGACGGTGTAGAAGTGCGGCGGGACGCCCAGGAGTCGCGTCAAGCCACATGCCCAGGTGGGTATGAAACTCCTGTGGACTCTAACCCTTCCGGCCAGGCCCAGGGAGAAGTTTTTGGCGACGTGGAAATGAGCGAGGACGACCAGCAACCTCGTCAAAGCACACCTTCAAGCGGACATGTAGATCCTGCGTGCTTCGACACCTCGGTTTATACGCAGCTTGCACCTCCTGACGATGTGCAAATGAGCGAAGGCGAAAGCCAGGATTGCCGGCAGCAGGTTCCGCAAAACCCAGCACCGGCTGGCTTCTCGGCTGCCCAAGGTTTCAAT GGGGTTTTTCAAAACCTCTCGCAGAGCGACCATTCGTATCCCCCGTCGCTAAACGGCGCCTTTCTGGCTCAGCAAGCAACCTCCGTCGAAATAACAATGGGCGAGAGCGAAAGTCAGCATCCCAGGCAGGTTCTTCAAAGCCCATACCCGCCTGTCGTGTCACAGCCTCCGAATTTTACGACCGCGCCCCTGTTCCAGCCTGCTCCTAACATCGGAGTACAATTTAATGCTTGCACTCAGACAACTGGGGCCCTGGACACAAATCAGGGTCAGGCTGTTGGACTGCAAACATTGCCGTTGTCGCTTGCTAACCCGCCGCTCCCTCCAGTCTCGCCTTTCGACAACGGGTATGTTTCGGGCCCGGGACAGGTCCAAGCCCAAGTTGGGCCAAATGGTATGCCCTTCAGAGTTGCTGATCTACTGGACAGTAATCCTTATTGCCCTGGATTCGACATTAGCCGGCCGTTCGTCTCTGCGTACGCGAAACCCGCGCCTCCCAAGCCCGAGTCCCAGCCCCTGGCAATCCCAATATCCAAGCCGAAGCCCAAGTTCGTGCCAGCACGGCCCAGCTGGCAAAACCATTCGGTCTATGGATATCTCGGTGGTGGTTTCAGTGCTGCATTTCCAAAG GAAGCTAGCACGGACGCATCGCGTAACGTCGTATCGGCGTCACAGCCGCTCGTGCCGACCCCGGACTCTGATCCCCAAAGCGACGAATCAAAACGCCAACAAGGATGTGACGGAGACACTGTTGTGTCTGGCAAGACACAAAAGCTCTCTCCGGTCAAGCGGAAGATCGATGAGGTTGAGGATCCAATGCAGAACGAGATCGACACAGGGCGGGCAAGTCGATCCCCATTG GTGGAGCTCAAGCTGGCGAATACCGTCTCTCTTGGAACTGTTGCGAAGTGTGCTTGTCAGCTTTCAGGGTCTGAAGGATCTAAAGCCGACGCAGGAGAT tctGTGATGCAGCCAATACCCGGAAGCTGGCCGCGTACCCCAACGCGTCCATCTCCCATCAATCACGATCTCTCCAAGGAAGCTTCTGGCAATGAGTCCGGCGTATGTGCCAAGTGCAAACATG GCAATGCCATGTCGAGTTCGTCCTTTGTGCCCTCGCCAATTCCTGCACAAAATCAACCAACCTGGGTGGTGTACGCCAAGAGAATCCTCGGAACCGTCAAACGCCAGGTCAGCGAATTCTGCAAAGCCTGCCCCCCGGCTCGCAAATTCATGACCTGGTGCGAATACAGAAAGAGACAGCGAGAGGAGCAACGGAACCAGCGCCAATCCCAAGTTCCAGTTGTTCACGTAACCCCGGCCTCGCTCCCAACGGTTACACCACCCGGTGTTGTCACGCCGCCGACTCATGTCTCGAGTCGTCGATCTACCGAGCCGCGTCCAACGAGCAAGGCTGTCCGAAAGGACAAGGTGCCGTCCCAGCGTGCCAAATCCAAAGATTCCGTCCAGGGAATCTCCAGCGGACGCGTCACGAAAAGCGAAGCTAGTTGGAGAGGTAGATCGATCCAGAGCACCAGCGAGCCCGGCCCTAGGCGCCAGCCAAACAACCGAACACCCTTTAGGGGCTTCGGTCGGTCTAGGGCAGCGAGAGAGCAGGTGCGTCAAGAGCTCGAGACAAAGATGGCGGCATGGTTTACTTCGTCCCCCCGCCCGAATCTTCCATCTCTCCAGGAAGAGATGTTgccagttcagcctgagaCACCGGCCAGAACCCCTCTGACTATTGTCGAGGCCCAAGGTGTTGCCTCTGCTGAACCAACAGCAATATCTCAACCTGCGTCTCCCGTCGCCGAGCCGGTCCGCCCCAGTGAAGAACCGCGGACCAAACAGAAGTCTGTCCATTGGTTGCCATCCACGACCCCGCGTGGACGTCCAATCTCGTCAGTCAGGGTTTTTGACCCACAGGCTTCTGTTTTCTCGGTGGCAGCCAAAAGGGAAGATTCGAAACGCCCAGCCGGTCGACCAACCCCCCGAATCCGTCAAGGCCCGATCATCCGACCACTCCCGGCCAAGTGGGAGTCGAAAGTCGATACGGCACTGTCCCAACCCGACAGTCGTCAGCTCGGCACCACACTCAGTGGAGATGCCCTGACACGCCGTGACTTTGCGACGTGCGCAACACCGTTGGCTTGGCTCAACGATGAAATCATCAATGCGTACCTCGCATTAATTATCGACTACGCTCGTCGGTCATCGGGTAATTTGGGAAGGCACCACCAGCCAAAGCACCACGCCTTCAATACCTTTTTCTACTCTAGCCTTCGTGACAAAGGCTACGAATCCGTACGGCGTTGGGCATCTCGTGCCAAAATTGGGGGTCCAGCATTGTTGAGAGTGGAGTCAGTTTTCGTGCCCATTCATAACCATGCGCATTGGACTCTCATGGTGGTCAAACCGGCTGTTCGAACGATCGAACATTTTGATTCCCTCGGCGGCAGCTCTTCCGCCTACGTCGCCAAGATCAAAGAGTGGCTCCGAGGTGAATTGGGCAATCTCTTCGTCGAAGAAGAGTGGCGGGTTCTCCCATCGACCTCCCCGCAGCAGAATAACGGCAGCGACTGCGGTGTGTTCCTTTTGACGACCGCCAAGTTGGTGGCGTTAGAGCAGCCCCTGTCGTACGGGCCAAGGGACATACCCGCGATCCGCAAGAGGATAGTTGCCGAGCTGATGAACGGGGGTCTAGATGGAGATTTCGACCCGAAACGAGAGTTCGATGTTAGATCGTTGCTGTAA